Proteins from a genomic interval of Zingiber officinale cultivar Zhangliang chromosome 1B, Zo_v1.1, whole genome shotgun sequence:
- the LOC121992645 gene encoding putative pectinesterase/pectinesterase inhibitor 28, whose translation MGKAVVLVVSAVVLVACVATVGVVTVSNRKAADSSKPQMAELSTSQKNIQQFCRPTDYQQTCETTLSSVAGDKTDPKDLVGLVFNITIDHIKQAFDHSSTIQETAKDPRTSEALENCRELLDYAIGDLRTSVDRLDDFSMEKIDKFIDDLKVWISATITYQETCLDGFEGADTDAAASMSKALNRSAELTSNVLAIVTSFGDTLDKFELGDLNRKLLAVDAESFPSWVSGGKRMLLQKSPAQLKPDVTVAQDGSGDVKTIADALLRVPQNSAKIVVIYIKQGVYKEKLDIGRSYTNLMMVGDGPTKTKITGGLNFIDGVATFKTATVAVVGDGFIAKDLWIENSAGAAKHQAVALRVQSDKSVFYNVRLDGYQDTLYVHTHRQFYRECTITGTIDFIFGDSASIFQNCLILARKPMDNQQNIVTAQGRKDRRSTGGIILHNCTISADPEYYPLRNKLPTFLGRPWKEYSRTFVMQSQLDDLINPKGWLPWLGDFGLNTCFYTEIDNRGPGADKSQRVTWRGVKNVDLGHAQKFTVERFIQGKTWLPQTGVPFTAGLLPPSGSTN comes from the exons atgggCAAGGCCGTCGTTCTCGTCGTCTCCGCCGTAGTGCTCGTGGCCTGTGTAGCCACCGTTGGCGTCGTCACCGTTTCTAACCGCAAGGCCGCCGATTCTTCTAAACCGCAAATGGCCGAGCTGTCCACCTCGCAGAAGAACATCCAACAGTTCTGCCGGCCCACCGACTACCAGCAGACTTGCGAGACCACGCTCTCCTCCGTCGCCGGCGACAAAACCGATCCCAAGGACCTCGTCGGCCTGGTCTTCAACATCACCATCGACCACATCAAGCAGGCCTTCGACCACTCCTCCACTATTCAGGAGACGGCCAAGGACCCGCGAACCTCCGAAGCCCTCGAGAACTGCCGCGAGCTCCTCGACTATGCCATCGGCGACCTCCGTACCTCGGTCGACAGACTCGACGACTTCTCCATGGAGAAGATCGACAAGTTCATCGACGACCTCAAGGTCTGGATCAGCGCCACCATCACCTACCAGGAGACGTGCCTCGACGGGTTCGAGGGCGCCGACACTGACGCCGCGGCGTCGATGAGCAAGGCGCTGAACAGATCGGCCGAGCTCACCAGCAACGTGCTCGCCATCGTCACCAGCTTCGGAGATACACTCGACAAGTTCGAACTCGGCGACTTGAATCGCAAGCTCCTCGCAGTCGATGCGGAGTCGTTCCCTTCGTGGGTCTCCGGCGGCAAGCGAATGCTCCTTCAGAAGAGCCCGGCCCAGCTGAAGCCCGATGTCACAGTGGCCCAGGATGGCTCCGGCGACGTCAAGACCATCGCCGACGCCCTGCTACGAGTTCCCCAGAACAGCGCCAAGATCGTGGTTATCTACATCAAGCAAGGAGTGTACAAAGAGAAGCTCGATATCGGCCGGAGCTATACCAACTTAATGATGGTCGGCGACGGGCCTACCAAGACCAAGATCACCGGCGGCCTCAACTTCATCGATGGCGTCGCCACCTTCAAAACCGCCACCGTCG CTGTGGTCGGAGATGGATTCATCGCCAAGGACCTGTGGATCGAGAACTCCGCCGGTGCAGCGAAGCACCAGGCCGTGGCACTGCGAGTGCAGTCGGACAAGTCGGTCTTCTACAACGTCAGGCTCGACGGTTACCAGGACACTCTCTACGTGCACACCCACCGGCAATTCTACCGCGAATGCACCATCACCGGCACCATCGACTTCATCTTCGGCGACTCTGCCTCCATCTTCCAGAACTGCCTCATCTTGGCCAGGAAGCCTATGGACAACCAGCAGAACATTGTGACGGCGCAGGGGCGCAAGGACCGACGATCCACCGGCGGCATCATCCTCCACAACTGCACCATCAGCGCTGACCCGGAATACTACCCCCTCCGCAACAAGCTTCCCACCTTCCTGGGCCGGCCATGGAAGGAGTACTCCAGGACCTTCGTGATGCAGTCGCAATTGGACGACCTGATCAACCCCAAGGGGTGGCTGCCATGGTTGGGCGACTTCGGCCTCAACACTTGCTTCTACACTGAGATCGACAACCGTGGGCCCGGCGCCGACAAAAGCCAGAGGGTGACGTGGCGAGGAGTGAAGAACGTTGACCTCGGCCACGCCCAAAAGTTCACCGTCGAGAGATTCATTCAAGGCAAGACGTGGCTGCCGCAGACCGGCGTGCCCTTCACCGCCGGCCTGCTGCCGCCGTCAGGATCTACTAATTAA